Proteins encoded together in one Fibrobacter sp. UWR2 window:
- the mreC gene encoding rod shape-determining protein MreC, giving the protein MLRAFRFIVDLFTQRHGIVAFVFFLLLGILIRQAPQTVHDSIVSTALGTVFYPAQLVVASVSSFRSVAAENEHLKEENARLRQETYYASEGLQELTRLHTLVRFDDKWDYPIVTARVVGHNPGRFLTTLVINRGTMQGVKENMPVFSMNGLVGKITKATSTHSRVQLLVDPNLKLSVLERKSRVVGFLESVDGHLLTAMIPSHAGVEVGDTLITSGLGGIFPKGIPVGTVKAVRKSDLDVMRQMDVVPFQEFTALEEVFVMEKEPEWIIQELLDEQ; this is encoded by the coding sequence ATGCTCAGGGCTTTCCGTTTCATTGTAGACCTGTTTACCCAGAGACATGGCATTGTTGCCTTTGTCTTCTTTCTGTTGCTCGGCATTCTTATCCGCCAGGCACCGCAGACCGTGCACGATAGCATCGTCTCTACGGCGCTCGGTACGGTGTTCTATCCGGCACAGTTGGTTGTGGCTTCTGTAAGCTCGTTCCGTTCTGTGGCGGCTGAGAACGAACACCTCAAGGAAGAGAATGCGCGCCTGCGTCAGGAGACGTATTACGCGAGCGAGGGCTTGCAGGAACTGACTCGACTGCACACGTTGGTCCGGTTTGACGACAAGTGGGATTACCCGATTGTGACAGCACGCGTGGTGGGTCACAATCCTGGAAGGTTCCTCACGACTCTGGTTATCAACCGCGGTACCATGCAGGGTGTGAAGGAGAACATGCCCGTGTTCTCGATGAATGGGCTTGTCGGTAAGATCACGAAGGCGACAAGCACGCATTCGCGTGTGCAACTTCTAGTCGACCCGAATCTTAAGTTGTCTGTGCTCGAACGTAAGTCGCGTGTGGTGGGCTTCCTTGAATCTGTAGATGGCCATTTGCTTACGGCGATGATTCCTTCGCATGCCGGTGTAGAAGTGGGTGACACACTCATCACTTCGGGCCTGGGTGGCATATTCCCCAAGGGAATCCCGGTAGGCACGGTGAAGGCGGTGCGCAAGTCGGATCTCGATGTGATGCGCCAGATGGACGTTGTCCCGTTCCAGGAATTTACGGCGCTCGAAGAAGTGTTCGTGATGGAGAAAGAACCCGAATGGATAATCCAGGAGTTACTCGATGAGCAATAA
- the mreD gene encoding rod shape-determining protein MreD, translated as MSNNWKWVRMLLLFLLCFAMQTTVAQWLSIFGAGPDFVVIMIVSIAITYGPAAGVLWGFLAGFTQDIYAPVEWLGANMISYTVLGFLVGQLEERFLTLNMPAKVGVLGFGFFLCDMLYFFLTGLEKDVVTNLFFSKTLPECAYTMVVGAVVFHLSIGKKRKHV; from the coding sequence ATGAGCAATAATTGGAAATGGGTTCGCATGCTGTTGCTGTTCCTCCTCTGCTTTGCGATGCAGACGACTGTCGCGCAGTGGCTTTCCATTTTTGGTGCCGGTCCTGATTTTGTTGTAATCATGATTGTCTCCATCGCTATCACGTATGGGCCTGCGGCCGGTGTGCTGTGGGGATTCCTTGCGGGCTTTACGCAGGATATCTATGCCCCTGTGGAATGGCTTGGCGCCAACATGATTTCGTATACGGTTCTCGGGTTCCTTGTGGGCCAGCTCGAAGAAAGATTCCTCACGCTGAACATGCCCGCGAAGGTTGGCGTTCTCGGATTTGGGTTCTTCCTCTGCGATATGCTTTATTTCTTCCTCACGGGTCTCGAGAAGGATGTGGTGACGAATCTGTTCTTCTCCAAGACGCTTCCGGAATGTGCGTATACCATGGTCGTGGGTGCTGTCGTATTCCACTTGTCCATCGGGAAGAAAAGGAAGCATGTTTAA
- the mrdA gene encoding penicillin-binding protein 2, giving the protein MFKVFDNEGVQTRNWHVLVFMAAVIIFFTILLVRLYSLQYTHYDENLQRSENNRLRRVVVMAERGFIYDRNGEVLVRNRPSYQIALQAMHLPRKDSVRKIVFDRLLNIKDKDGSRLFDSLSLDTAFQRTRWIKNRPIRILEDASPEQVSIIEEHSSELPGVVTLIESRREYPYGTLASHVLGYTSEISEEQLKKPEFAAYTQGDRIGQKGLEQGYDTEFRGKNGMKLVEVNASGREVGQVKGVESMSPEPGLHLISTIDLKLQKVAEEAIADSVKGALVAIDPRNGEILAMVSSPRLDPNIFSLKKRERNKGWAQVALDSMRPLTNRAISGTYTPASVFKLATAGAGLESGILSETKYYPKPCTGGYQYGARYQKCWGVHGNLNVVHALRLSCDVFFYQAGLEIDMNRINEFARRFGYGEQPLGVDIPGEKGGWLPDSVSFNQRNKRLGWRWARGLILNLSIGQGQLVTPLQQAVFVGSLATNKGVYRPHFMKELRDKQGNVVRRYEPEIVRQGTMKPSTHRVLLAAMDSVVNHPGGTGKRGALPGIRVGAKTGSGEWKKGEKTHAWYAAVAPLYEPEIAVAVILEAAGGGGAKAAPIARKVLMAYFGLEEEEKK; this is encoded by the coding sequence ATGTTTAAAGTTTTCGATAACGAAGGCGTCCAGACGAGAAACTGGCATGTGCTGGTTTTCATGGCGGCCGTGATTATCTTTTTCACGATACTCCTGGTGCGCCTCTATTCCCTGCAGTATACGCATTACGACGAGAACCTCCAGCGCTCGGAAAACAACCGCCTGCGCCGTGTGGTGGTGATGGCGGAACGTGGCTTTATCTATGACCGCAATGGCGAAGTCCTTGTGCGCAACCGTCCCTCGTACCAGATTGCCCTGCAGGCGATGCACCTGCCGCGCAAGGATTCCGTGCGCAAGATTGTTTTCGACAGGCTCCTGAACATCAAGGACAAGGATGGCAGTCGCCTTTTCGATTCCCTGTCGCTCGATACGGCGTTCCAGCGTACGCGTTGGATAAAGAACCGCCCCATCCGCATTCTAGAAGACGCATCGCCGGAACAGGTCTCGATTATCGAAGAGCATTCTTCGGAACTACCTGGTGTTGTCACCTTGATTGAGTCTAGGCGCGAGTACCCTTACGGTACGCTTGCGTCGCATGTGCTTGGCTATACGAGCGAGATTTCGGAAGAGCAGTTGAAGAAGCCCGAGTTCGCTGCGTATACGCAGGGCGACCGCATTGGCCAGAAGGGACTCGAGCAAGGGTACGATACCGAGTTCCGTGGCAAGAATGGCATGAAGCTCGTGGAAGTGAATGCGTCGGGCCGCGAAGTGGGGCAGGTGAAGGGCGTGGAGAGCATGTCGCCCGAGCCGGGACTCCACTTGATATCGACAATTGACCTCAAGTTGCAGAAGGTCGCCGAGGAGGCGATTGCGGATAGCGTGAAGGGTGCGCTTGTGGCGATTGACCCGAGGAACGGCGAGATCCTTGCGATGGTGAGTTCTCCGAGACTCGACCCGAACATTTTCTCGCTCAAGAAGCGCGAGCGTAACAAGGGATGGGCGCAGGTGGCGCTTGACTCCATGCGCCCGCTTACGAACCGTGCTATTTCCGGAACGTACACGCCTGCTTCGGTATTCAAGCTTGCGACTGCGGGCGCTGGGCTTGAAAGCGGAATCCTCTCGGAAACGAAGTATTACCCCAAACCCTGCACGGGTGGCTACCAGTACGGTGCGCGCTACCAGAAATGCTGGGGTGTGCACGGCAACCTGAACGTGGTGCATGCACTTCGCCTTTCGTGTGACGTTTTCTTCTATCAGGCGGGCCTCGAGATCGACATGAATCGCATTAACGAGTTTGCCCGCAGGTTCGGTTATGGCGAGCAGCCGCTCGGCGTGGACATTCCCGGCGAGAAGGGCGGCTGGCTTCCGGATTCCGTGTCGTTCAACCAGAGGAACAAGCGCCTGGGGTGGCGCTGGGCGAGAGGCCTTATCCTGAACCTCTCCATCGGTCAGGGCCAGCTGGTGACGCCGCTCCAGCAGGCGGTATTTGTCGGGTCGCTTGCGACAAACAAGGGCGTCTACAGGCCGCACTTTATGAAGGAACTGCGTGACAAGCAGGGGAATGTTGTCCGCCGGTATGAGCCGGAGATTGTCCGCCAGGGAACGATGAAACCCTCGACGCATAGGGTGCTCCTTGCGGCGATGGATTCCGTGGTGAACCACCCGGGCGGAACCGGGAAGCGCGGCGCATTGCCCGGGATACGTGTGGGCGCGAAGACGGGTTCCGGTGAATGGAAGAAGGGCGAGAAGACGCATGCGTGGTATGCGGCTGTGGCGCCCCTCTATGAACCTGAAATTGCTGTAGCCGTGATTCTCGAGGCCGCGGGCGGCGGTGGTGCGAAAGCCGCCCCCATCGCGCGCAAGGTCCTGATGGCTTATTTCGGGCTCGAAGAGGAGGAAAAGAAATGA
- the rodA gene encoding rod shape-determining protein RodA encodes MISGRFLDKTLKVDWLFLAVTLALMVCGVSLVYSATANSESVFYESFWFKQIVYFASGCLIAVGIVFLKIDWLKRISAPLYILSLVLLCVVLSSVGDVTKGAGRWIDLGIFKLQPSEFAKIAYLLTISYWLSNHPVSLYKVKTFVVPFLLFIVPFALVLKQPDLSTALVFIAVTLVGFFFAGLTLTDMFLLASPVLSVLFSHSQALIFQVLWGLLICAVVVALMRRRLPKVLTILFLAMNILAGYASSMVWNMLEPHQQKRVNTFLDPMSDPLGDGYQVLQSLTAIGSGGLTGKGFGQGSQTNLAFLPEEHTDFIFSVLGEQFGFVGCFFILVLYALFLWRASSTCKLFADPFITLITMGACTIFLFHIIVNIAMTVGLMPVTGLPLPFLSYGGSFALTCMVLVGGLLCMRYQGRRQ; translated from the coding sequence ATGATTTCCGGTAGATTCCTCGATAAGACCCTGAAGGTGGACTGGCTCTTTTTGGCCGTGACGCTTGCGCTCATGGTCTGTGGCGTGAGCCTTGTGTATTCGGCCACGGCGAACTCGGAAAGCGTTTTCTACGAGTCCTTCTGGTTCAAGCAGATTGTCTATTTCGCGAGCGGCTGCCTGATTGCCGTGGGTATCGTGTTCCTGAAGATTGACTGGCTCAAGCGCATCTCTGCCCCGCTGTATATTTTGTCGCTCGTGCTTCTCTGTGTGGTGCTTTCTTCTGTGGGTGACGTGACGAAGGGTGCCGGCCGGTGGATTGACCTCGGCATATTCAAGTTGCAGCCGTCAGAGTTCGCAAAAATTGCCTACCTGCTCACGATATCGTACTGGCTTTCGAACCATCCGGTGAGTCTTTACAAGGTGAAGACATTTGTCGTGCCGTTCCTCCTGTTCATCGTGCCTTTTGCGCTCGTGCTGAAACAGCCCGACCTGAGTACGGCGCTCGTGTTCATCGCGGTGACGCTTGTGGGGTTCTTCTTTGCGGGCCTTACGCTTACCGACATGTTCTTGCTTGCAAGCCCGGTGCTTTCGGTCCTGTTCTCGCATTCGCAGGCGCTGATATTCCAGGTGCTGTGGGGGCTCCTGATCTGTGCGGTGGTGGTGGCGCTGATGCGCCGCAGACTGCCAAAGGTGCTGACCATCCTTTTCCTTGCGATGAACATCCTTGCCGGTTACGCAAGCTCGATGGTATGGAACATGCTGGAACCGCACCAGCAGAAGCGCGTGAATACGTTCCTTGACCCGATGAGTGACCCGCTGGGCGATGGCTATCAGGTGCTGCAGTCGCTTACTGCGATTGGCTCGGGTGGCCTTACCGGAAAGGGTTTCGGTCAGGGCTCGCAGACGAATCTCGCGTTCCTGCCCGAGGAACACACGGACTTCATTTTCAGCGTGCTGGGCGAGCAGTTCGGATTTGTCGGGTGCTTCTTTATCCTCGTGCTCTACGCGCTATTCCTGTGGCGTGCCAGCTCGACCTGCAAGCTTTTTGCCGACCCGTTCATAACGCTCATTACCATGGGCGCCTGCACGATATTCCTGTTCCACATTATCGTGAATATCGCGATGACGGTCGGGCTCATGCCCGTGACCGGGCTTCCGCTCCCGTTCCTTTCGTATGGCGGTTCGTTCGCGCTTACCTGCATGGTTCTCGTGGGCGGGCTTCTCTGCATGCGCTACCAGGGCCGCCGTCAATAA